The DNA sequence ATTATTATCTGCCGCAATCGGAACTGCAGAGCGCGATGTGGGCGTGCCCACGGCTCCAATCAGTGAAAAGACATTTTCCTCTTCAATCAGTTTACGTGTATTCGTGATGGCGCGGGACGGTTCGTAGGAATCATCAAGAGAGATCAGTTCAAGCCGCCGCCCGGCAACACCCCCACGTTTATTCGCCTCACTGAACGCCGCCTCAATACCAAGGCGCATGCCCTCTCCCAACGCTTTGGCGGGGCCGGAAAAGGCAGCCGACTGACCGAACACAATGCGGTCTTCATAAATCCCTGTCCGGATGATGACCTCATCGCCCTCTGCCTGATTATTGTTCCGGGGATTTTCCGTCTGATTAGCACCGGCCTGCTGCCCATAGAGCGCCGGCGCCCCCCCCATCGTAGCCGTCACAATCAGCGCAAAAACAAAAAGCCCGCGCGCCATATAACTCATGCATTCCTTCGCTTGACCAGTGTCAGGCAATTTTTATCTCCCTTGCGCTCATAGCGCACTTCATCTGACATGGTGCGCACCAGATGGACACCAAGACCACCTACCTGACGCTCTTCAACGGATGATGTCAGATCCGGCAGAGGGGCTTCGGCCAGAGGATCAAAAGCGCGACCATTATCCATAACCTCAACGGTAACCGACTCCGCACCTGAGTCTATTTCTACTTCTATTGCATGGCTTCCCC is a window from the Parvularculales bacterium genome containing:
- a CDS encoding ATP-binding protein; its protein translation is MSDHLSLRLEATMDELARLDAAVEAFSQARGWAPEFEFHIKLMLEELVTNIVSYGYDGDEGGSHAIEVEIDSGAESVTVEVMDNGRAFDPLAEAPLPDLTSSVEERQVGGLGVHLVRTMSDEVRYERKGDKNCLTLVKRRNA